In the Dyella humicola genome, CAACTCCACCAGATGGCAGGACAGTCTCCATCAAGGAATAGGTTCCGCCGGTTTCTGATGCGAAAACCTTGATGTTCATGTCTGCACCCGTCGGATGCTTGACGTTGTGACCATCCGAATGAGCGATTGCGCGGGCTGTGAGGGTTTGCGTGTTCAAGTTGTTATCCTTTGTCATTGAGTTAACCCGTTTGTTCTCACGGACGCGGCGGGTCCTGCTGGCATTGTCTGGTCGAATGTCTTGGTTCGACGACGACGACCCGTGGCCCGTTAGCGTTCGTGTCGATCAGGCTATGTTGGCCTCACTAGTGAAGCGCGAAATTCCATTGAACGTCGGTTATCGACGTTCATCTGCCCGACCGCGATCGTCAAGATGGAGGCGATCTGCATTTCACAGTCTGGCAATCTTGTCAGCCAGTCGTGAACCCGCCGTCGACTGCGTGGGTCGTACCGGTCGCATAGCTGGAGTCGTCCGACAGCAGGTATGAGACGAGGCCCGCCACGTCTTCGGGCGTGCCGTGACGGCGCAGGGGAACGGTCTCGGCAAAGCTCTTGTTGCTGCCGGCGAACACCTCGTCAGCGAGTTTGAACGTCATGCGGCACGCGATGGGGCCTGGCGCCGCAGCGTTGACCCTGATCCCACGCGGCCCCTGCTCGAGGGCCGCAGTCTTGGTCATGCCGATGATTGCGTGTTTGGAGGCCACATAGGCGACGATGCCGGCGCCGCCCACCACGCCAAGCGCACTCGACATGTTTACCACCGATCCTCCGTCGCGCATCCGCGGAAGTACGTGCTTCATGCCGAGGAAGACGCCGCGGACGTTGACAGCCATGACCCGGTCGAAGTCCTCTTCGGGGAATTCGACAATCGAACGCACTGGCGTCTGAATACCGGCATTGTTGACGAAGCCGTCGACCGGCCCCCAGAGCGCGAAAGCACGAGTGGCGTAGCTGAGGACCTCTTCACCGTTGCTGACGTCGGCGACGAAGATTTCCAGGACCCCGGCACCGGAGACCTCAGCGACTAGGTGCGACAGACCTGCGTCATCAGAGTCCACCGCCAAGACGTTAGCGCCCTGACAGATCAGGCGTTTGATGATCGCCGTGCCGAGATCGCCCGAGGCGCCGGTAACGATGATGTTTTTTCCTGAGAAGAGCATGAGACTTACCTTTGGAGTTGGGGGCAACGGTCAGGCGCCCTGCGTGGCGAGGGACGAAATCATCGAGAAGCGACGCAGACGAATGTCGCCGGCGATGAGGTTGGGGGCGACCTCAAGGAAGGCCTGCAGGTGCGGGGCTTTCATGTGGGCGTCAAGGCCCTCTGCCGAGCGCCAGTTCTCGTAAACGAGCCAGACGTCGGCTTCGTCGAGCGACCGATGAAGGTTGTAATTGAGGCGTTCGCTCTCGGCGCGGGTGGGAGCAACGAACGCGCGGAGGGCCGCACCCAAGGCTCTGGTCTGGCCAGGTCGAGCTCGGAAAAACGCGAGGTTGGTAAACTGAGTCATGGCGAATACCCTTCTTGGAAATTACCGGACGCCTTAGTCGAGATCAGGCGGTGAGGATCTCAGCCAGGCGTTCGCCAATGACTACGCAGGGCGCCTGGGTGTTGCCCGTGGTGATGCTCGGCATGATCGAGCCGTCAGCGATGCGCAGGTTCTTCACGCCGTAAACCCGTAACTGCGCGTCGACGACCGAGAAATCGTCCTGGCCCATCTTGGCGGTGCCGGTCGGGTGGTGCATCGACATCGCTCCGTCGCGGACTAGGTTGTCCAGTGCCTGGCCTTCGAGGGGGCCCGGCAGAATCTCGCGCTTGACGAACGGCCTCATCGCCTCGGAATTTCCGAGCTGGCGCGCGATCTCCATGCCCTTGCGCAAGGCAGCGAGGTCGCGTGGATCGGCCAGCATGTTGGCGTGAATTTCCGGTGCTTCGCGAGGATCCGCCGATTTCAGCCGCAGGAAGCCACGGCTCTCCGGACGCGCCAGGCCCGGACTGATCGACCAGGCGTTCTCAACCGCGTACCGCCCGGTGACTTCGGAGAGATAAGGCGCCTCGATGTGCCAGATATGAAGGTCGGGCGTATCAAGTTCCGGACGGCTCTTGACGAAGAGATTGGCTTCGGCCGCGTTGTTGCGAAGGGGCAGCGGTTCCGGTGCTTCCCACAGCCCGCCGCCGATGATCGGGTGATCCTGGAAGTTCTGCCCGACGCCCGGCAGATGCGACACCGTAGCAATGCCGAAGCCGCTCAGCTGCGCACGATCGCCGATCCCCGAGAGCATCAGGATCTTCGGCGTCTGGATCGCTCCGGCCGACAGCACCACCTCGCTCGCGGCCTTGATCGTGCGAAGTTGCCCCTGCCATTCAAACTCGACGCCGGTAACCGTGTTGCCCTCGACGGTGAGGCGATTGACATAGGCGCCAGTCAACACGGTCAAATTGGACTGATCCATCACGGGATAGAGATAGCTGGAGGGAATGTTCAAACGGCGGCCGTCACGGATGCGCACATTGGTGATCGCTGCGCCACCGGGCCCTTCCTGCATGACGCCGTTCTGATCAGCGAAGGTGGGTACGCCCAGGGATTCGGCGGCGCTCAGGAAAGCGGGCGCGATCGAACTCGGATGGGGAGCGGGCTGGACGAAGACCTCGCCACCACTGCCGCGGCGGCTGGAATCGGGGGCGCCGTGCCAGTCTTCGATGCGCCGGTAGATGTCGAGGACGTGCTGGTAATTCCACGCGTCATCGCCGGCTTCCTTGGCCCAATGGTCGAAATCGTTCTTGTGACCGCGAGCCCAGACCATGCCGTTGATGCTGGTGCCGCCGCCGAAGGCTTTGCCCATCGCCTGGACGATCGAGCGCTGGTTGACGCTTGGGCTTCGCTCGGCGCCGAAGTTCCAATCGAACTCGCCACCTTGATTGAAGAACCAAGTTTCGGTGATCAGGATGCCGGGCGTGAGATCCTCGCCGCCCGCTTCGAGCAGGAGTACTTGCGCGTTTCGGTTCTCGGCTAAGCGTCCCGCGACGACCGAGCCGGACGCGCCGGAGCCGATGACAATGTAGTCATAGGTGGATCGCAATGCGGCACGACGGGTCGCCTGATTGCTGGCGATGGCAACGAACTTGTCGGCCGCCTCCGCAACGACTGCAGCGGGTAGACCCAGGTTTGCGGCGCGCTCGACAAAGGTCGCGCGGTCGATTTGACGGCTGAGCAGTTGGCCTTCCAGCAGTGCGAACTTCACGCTGTTCGAGGCAGAGGCGGTATCAAACATGGTCGTTCTCCGGGCGCTAGGGGCGCGGTTTTGGCCGGCCCTCGTGATTGACAGGGAGAGCCTAGGCATGCGACTGTTTGGCCGCAATGACTTATAACCCTTGATTTCTGCCAATGACCAAGCAAAACGATTCGCTCGCCCGCTGCGTCCTGTTT is a window encoding:
- a CDS encoding SDR family NAD(P)-dependent oxidoreductase: MLFSGKNIIVTGASGDLGTAIIKRLICQGANVLAVDSDDAGLSHLVAEVSGAGVLEIFVADVSNGEEVLSYATRAFALWGPVDGFVNNAGIQTPVRSIVEFPEEDFDRVMAVNVRGVFLGMKHVLPRMRDGGSVVNMSSALGVVGGAGIVAYVASKHAIIGMTKTAALEQGPRGIRVNAAAPGPIACRMTFKLADEVFAGSNKSFAETVPLRRHGTPEDVAGLVSYLLSDDSSYATGTTHAVDGGFTTG
- a CDS encoding putative quinol monooxygenase, translating into MTQFTNLAFFRARPGQTRALGAALRAFVAPTRAESERLNYNLHRSLDEADVWLVYENWRSAEGLDAHMKAPHLQAFLEVAPNLIAGDIRLRRFSMISSLATQGA
- a CDS encoding GMC family oxidoreductase encodes the protein MFDTASASNSVKFALLEGQLLSRQIDRATFVERAANLGLPAAVVAEAADKFVAIASNQATRRAALRSTYDYIVIGSGASGSVVAGRLAENRNAQVLLLEAGGEDLTPGILITETWFFNQGGEFDWNFGAERSPSVNQRSIVQAMGKAFGGGTSINGMVWARGHKNDFDHWAKEAGDDAWNYQHVLDIYRRIEDWHGAPDSSRRGSGGEVFVQPAPHPSSIAPAFLSAAESLGVPTFADQNGVMQEGPGGAAITNVRIRDGRRLNIPSSYLYPVMDQSNLTVLTGAYVNRLTVEGNTVTGVEFEWQGQLRTIKAASEVVLSAGAIQTPKILMLSGIGDRAQLSGFGIATVSHLPGVGQNFQDHPIIGGGLWEAPEPLPLRNNAAEANLFVKSRPELDTPDLHIWHIEAPYLSEVTGRYAVENAWSISPGLARPESRGFLRLKSADPREAPEIHANMLADPRDLAALRKGMEIARQLGNSEAMRPFVKREILPGPLEGQALDNLVRDGAMSMHHPTGTAKMGQDDFSVVDAQLRVYGVKNLRIADGSIMPSITTGNTQAPCVVIGERLAEILTA